From a region of the Xanthomonas rydalmerensis genome:
- a CDS encoding YbaN family protein — protein sequence MRPNSRFRWAWWLLAYASLATGIVGIFVPGLPTTVFVLIAAYAAARGSPRLRRRLLRDPRFGRSIRDWERHGAVSRRGKWMATLTMAACALVLLLFVHRPWVQALAIGCMSAVALWLWWRPEPPPE from the coding sequence ATGCGTCCGAACTCCCGTTTCCGCTGGGCCTGGTGGCTGCTGGCCTATGCCAGCCTGGCGACCGGCATCGTCGGCATTTTCGTGCCGGGCTTGCCGACCACGGTGTTCGTGCTGATCGCCGCCTACGCCGCCGCGCGCGGTTCGCCGCGGTTGCGCCGGCGCTTGCTGCGCGATCCGCGCTTCGGCCGCAGCATCCGCGACTGGGAACGGCATGGCGCGGTCAGCCGCCGCGGCAAGTGGATGGCGACGCTGACCATGGCCGCGTGCGCGCTGGTGCTGCTGCTGTTCGTGCACCGGCCGTGGGTGCAGGCGCTGGCGATCGGTTGCATGAGCGCGGTGGCGCTGTGGCTGTGGTGGCGGCCCGAACCGCCGCCCGAGTGA
- the lptM gene encoding LPS translocon maturation chaperone LptM: protein MSTSSSSPIRLVLSAAALLALAGCGNKGPLVMPQKPVPVEAAPATPAPDATPPATTDPAGQAQPVDGQRPPANDTTMPTNGNE from the coding sequence ATGAGCACATCGTCCTCTTCTCCGATCCGTCTCGTTCTCTCCGCCGCTGCGTTGCTGGCCCTGGCCGGCTGCGGCAACAAGGGGCCGCTGGTGATGCCGCAGAAGCCGGTCCCGGTGGAAGCCGCGCCCGCCACGCCCGCGCCCGACGCGACGCCGCCGGCGACCACCGATCCCGCCGGGCAGGCGCAGCCGGTGGACGGGCAGCGCCCGCCGGCCAACGACACCACCATGCCCACCAATGGGAATGAGTGA
- the dapF gene encoding diaminopimelate epimerase, which yields MSEARHDTRLRFSKMQGAGNDFVVLDLRDGSPPPDAALAVRLADRHFGVGCDQILTIEPPRDAAAVASYRIWNTDGSAAGQCGNGARCVAAWLVRDGSASGADFVIESPAGSHHITRSADGEFAVAMGVPRFAPEDVPLVGFPRARDEYVLPLQGGSVRFGAVSMGNPHAVLEVGLVDAAPVERLGPLLQQHASFPDSVNVGFVQVIDRGHLRLRVYERGVGETLACGSGACAAAAVMMQRGRVERDVRVSLPGGELRVQWPDDAAPVVMSGPATFVFDGEWIR from the coding sequence ATGAGTGAGGCCCGCCACGACACGCGCCTGCGTTTCAGCAAGATGCAGGGCGCGGGCAACGATTTCGTGGTGCTCGACCTGCGCGACGGCTCCCCGCCGCCGGACGCCGCACTGGCGGTCCGCCTGGCCGACCGCCACTTCGGCGTCGGCTGCGACCAGATCCTGACCATCGAACCGCCGCGCGATGCCGCGGCGGTCGCCAGCTATCGCATCTGGAACACCGACGGTAGCGCCGCCGGGCAATGCGGCAACGGTGCGCGCTGCGTGGCCGCCTGGCTGGTACGCGACGGCAGTGCCAGCGGCGCGGACTTCGTGATCGAAAGCCCCGCCGGCAGCCACCACATCACCCGCAGTGCCGACGGTGAATTCGCCGTGGCGATGGGCGTGCCGCGGTTCGCGCCGGAAGACGTGCCGCTGGTCGGCTTTCCGCGCGCGCGCGACGAGTACGTGTTGCCGCTGCAGGGCGGAAGCGTGCGCTTCGGCGCGGTGTCGATGGGCAACCCGCACGCGGTGCTGGAAGTGGGCCTGGTCGATGCGGCGCCGGTGGAGCGCCTGGGTCCGTTGCTGCAGCAGCACGCCTCGTTCCCTGATTCGGTCAACGTCGGCTTCGTGCAGGTGATCGACCGTGGCCACCTGCGCCTGCGCGTGTACGAGCGCGGCGTCGGCGAGACGCTGGCCTGCGGCAGCGGCGCCTGCGCGGCGGCGGCGGTGATGATGCAGCGCGGACGGGTCGAGCGCGACGTACGCGTCAGCCTGCCTGGCGGCGAACTGCGCGTGCAGTGGCCGGACGACGCCGCACCGGTGGTGATGTCCGGGCCGGCGACGTTCGTCTTCGATGGAGAATGGATCCGATGA
- a CDS encoding DUF484 family protein, with amino-acid sequence MSDSHDKLGAHEVAAWLRRHPGFLKQFPDLALTLVVPRDDGPTASLASYQLEVLRDKNRELSRRLADLAANAQVNERLAVRTHQLTLALMRQRSAADSVRAMAASLQEDFQGDLVSIVLLQPLPGLEQAPWLQVLAADDPRLAPFRDCLKDGEPICGRLQPEKQALLYGERVDEVQSTALLPLPGLGLIAVGSRDPNRFYPGMGTLFLRMMGEALAVALQR; translated from the coding sequence ATGAGCGACAGCCACGACAAGCTCGGTGCACATGAGGTGGCGGCGTGGTTGCGGCGCCATCCTGGCTTCCTGAAACAGTTTCCCGATCTGGCGCTGACCCTGGTGGTGCCACGCGACGACGGCCCCACCGCGTCGCTGGCCAGCTACCAGTTGGAAGTGCTGCGCGACAAGAACCGCGAACTGTCGCGGCGGCTGGCCGACCTGGCCGCCAATGCCCAGGTCAACGAACGGCTGGCGGTGCGCACCCATCAGTTGACCCTGGCGCTGATGCGCCAGCGCAGCGCGGCCGACAGCGTGCGCGCGATGGCGGCCTCGCTGCAGGAGGATTTCCAGGGCGACCTGGTCAGCATCGTGCTGCTGCAGCCCTTGCCCGGCCTGGAGCAGGCACCGTGGCTGCAGGTGCTGGCGGCCGACGATCCGCGGCTGGCGCCGTTCCGCGATTGCCTCAAGGATGGCGAGCCGATCTGCGGCCGCCTGCAACCGGAAAAGCAGGCGCTGCTGTACGGCGAGCGCGTGGACGAGGTGCAATCCACCGCGCTGCTGCCGCTGCCCGGCCTGGGCCTGATCGCGGTCGGCAGCCGCGACCCGAACCGGTTCTATCCCGGCATGGGCACCTTGTTCCTGCGCATGATGGGCGAGGCGCTGGCGGTGGCGTTGCAGCGATGA
- the xerC gene encoding tyrosine recombinase XerC produces the protein MSAHTLDAYRRDLAALEAWAAANLLGEPAALDAAQLRNFIAAEHRRGLSPKSLQRRLSACRSFYAWLLKHGHVAVSPAAALRAPKAPRKLPQVLDADEAVRLVEVPTDAPLGLRDRALLELFYSSGLRLSELCALRWRDLDFVAGMVSVLGKGNKQRLVPVGSHARTALLAWREESKGEAAAPVFPGRGGAPIGARAVQIRIKQLAGRQGLFKHVHPHMLRHSFASHILESSGDLRGVQELLGHADIATTQIYTHLDFQHLAKVYDAAHPRAKRKS, from the coding sequence ATGTCCGCGCATACCCTGGACGCGTATCGGCGCGACCTGGCAGCGCTGGAGGCGTGGGCGGCAGCCAACCTGCTCGGCGAACCGGCCGCGCTCGATGCCGCGCAACTGCGCAACTTCATCGCCGCCGAGCACCGTCGCGGGCTGTCGCCCAAGAGCCTGCAACGGCGGTTGTCGGCGTGCCGCAGCTTCTACGCGTGGCTGCTCAAGCACGGACATGTCGCCGTCAGCCCGGCCGCGGCACTGCGCGCACCGAAGGCACCACGCAAGCTGCCGCAGGTGCTCGACGCCGACGAGGCGGTGCGCCTGGTCGAAGTGCCGACCGATGCGCCGCTGGGCCTGCGCGACCGCGCGCTGCTGGAGCTGTTCTATTCCTCCGGCCTGCGCCTGAGCGAGCTGTGCGCGTTGCGCTGGCGCGATCTGGATTTCGTCGCCGGCATGGTCAGCGTGCTGGGCAAGGGCAACAAGCAGCGGCTGGTGCCGGTCGGCTCGCATGCGCGCACCGCGCTGCTGGCGTGGCGCGAGGAAAGCAAAGGCGAGGCCGCCGCGCCGGTGTTCCCGGGCCGCGGCGGGGCGCCGATCGGCGCGCGTGCAGTGCAGATCCGGATCAAGCAACTGGCCGGGCGTCAGGGCCTGTTCAAGCACGTGCATCCGCACATGCTGCGGCACAGTTTCGCCAGCCACATCCTGGAATCCTCGGGCGACCTGCGCGGCGTGCAGGAACTGCTCGGCCATGCCGACATCGCCACCACGCAGATCTACACGCATCTGGACTTCCAGCACCTGGCCAAGGTCTACGACGCGGCGCACCCGCGGGCCAAGCGCAAGTCCTGA
- a CDS encoding DUF3079 domain-containing protein, with the protein MAKPFPLAPRHPERLCWGCDRYCAAYDLACGNGAGRTLHPIETQGEDWHVAWGIAADPARPAHAQLGDDPFAHGDA; encoded by the coding sequence ATGGCCAAACCCTTCCCGCTGGCGCCGCGCCATCCCGAACGGCTGTGCTGGGGCTGCGATCGCTATTGCGCCGCGTACGACCTGGCCTGCGGCAACGGCGCCGGGCGCACCCTGCACCCGATCGAAACCCAGGGCGAGGACTGGCACGTCGCGTGGGGCATCGCCGCCGATCCGGCACGGCCGGCGCACGCCCAGCTGGGCGACGACCCGTTCGCGCACGGCGACGCTTGA
- the hslV gene encoding ATP-dependent protease subunit HslV has product MDPSQNPNVFHATTILSVRRDGRVAVAGDGQVTLGHTVMKGNARKVRRLGREGQVLAGFAGAAADAFTLFELFEAKLEKHGQLTRAAVELAKDWRTERRLGKLEALLAVADKETSLIISGTGDVIEPEDGIIAIGSGGSYALSAARALLGHTTLDARTIATEALNIAGDICIYTNRNVVVEEL; this is encoded by the coding sequence ATGGACCCCAGTCAGAACCCCAATGTTTTCCACGCCACCACGATCCTGTCGGTGCGCCGCGATGGCCGCGTCGCCGTGGCCGGCGACGGCCAGGTGACCCTGGGCCACACCGTGATGAAGGGCAACGCGCGCAAGGTGCGCCGGCTCGGCCGCGAGGGCCAGGTGCTGGCCGGCTTCGCCGGCGCCGCCGCCGATGCGTTCACCCTGTTCGAACTGTTCGAGGCCAAGCTGGAGAAGCACGGCCAGCTGACCCGCGCCGCGGTGGAACTGGCCAAGGATTGGCGCACCGAGCGCCGCCTCGGCAAGCTCGAGGCGCTGCTGGCAGTGGCCGACAAGGAGACCTCGCTGATCATCAGCGGCACCGGCGATGTGATCGAGCCGGAGGACGGCATCATCGCCATCGGCTCCGGCGGTTCCTACGCGCTGTCGGCGGCGCGCGCGCTGCTCGGCCACACCACGCTGGACGCGCGCACCATCGCCACCGAAGCGCTGAACATCGCCGGCGACATCTGCATCTACACCAATCGCAACGTGGTGGTCGAAGAGCTGTGA
- the hslU gene encoding ATP-dependent protease ATPase subunit HslU, protein MPNPDTSTMTPREIVQELDRHIVGQHEAKRAVAIALRNRWRRMQLPDALRNEVMPKNILMIGPTGVGKTEIARRLATLANAPFVKVEATRFTEVGYVGKDVEQIVRDLADTAVKLYREQAKTRVRTQAEERAEDRILDALLPRRSAGIGFDPEAARNEPSAQDNDTRSKFRRMLRAGELDEREIELDVAVNVSMDIMTPPGMEEMGQQLRQMFSNLGGGKSQSRKLTIKAARPLLIEEEAGKLVNEDDVRAAAIEACEQHGIVFIDEIDKVAKRSEAGATGGDVSREGVQRDLLPLVEGSNVSTKYGTVKTDHILFIASGAFHLAKPSDLIPELQGRFPIRVELSALSKDDFIRILTEPKAALTKQYEALLLTEGVSLRFTDDAIARLAEIAFLVNERQENIGARRLHTVLERLLDTLSYEAPDRDGQSVTVDAAYVDAHLGELVQDPDLSRYIL, encoded by the coding sequence ATGCCCAATCCCGACACTTCCACCATGACCCCGCGCGAGATCGTGCAGGAGCTGGACCGCCACATCGTCGGCCAGCACGAGGCCAAGCGCGCGGTGGCGATCGCGCTGCGCAACCGCTGGCGGCGCATGCAGTTGCCCGACGCGCTGCGCAACGAAGTGATGCCGAAGAACATCCTGATGATCGGCCCCACCGGCGTCGGCAAGACCGAGATCGCGCGGCGCCTGGCGACGCTGGCCAACGCGCCCTTCGTCAAGGTCGAGGCGACCCGCTTCACCGAGGTCGGCTACGTCGGCAAGGACGTGGAGCAGATCGTGCGCGACCTGGCCGACACCGCGGTCAAGCTGTACCGCGAGCAGGCCAAGACCCGCGTGCGCACGCAGGCCGAGGAGCGTGCCGAGGACCGCATCCTGGATGCGCTGCTGCCGCGGCGCAGCGCCGGCATCGGCTTCGATCCGGAAGCCGCGCGCAACGAACCCTCGGCGCAGGACAACGACACCCGCAGCAAGTTCCGACGCATGCTGCGCGCAGGCGAGCTGGACGAGCGCGAGATCGAGCTGGATGTCGCGGTCAACGTCAGCATGGACATCATGACCCCGCCGGGCATGGAGGAAATGGGCCAGCAACTGCGGCAGATGTTCTCCAACCTGGGCGGCGGCAAGTCGCAGTCGCGCAAGCTGACCATCAAGGCCGCGCGGCCGCTGCTGATCGAGGAAGAGGCCGGCAAGCTGGTCAACGAGGACGATGTCCGCGCCGCGGCGATCGAAGCCTGCGAACAGCACGGCATCGTGTTCATCGACGAGATCGACAAGGTGGCCAAGCGCAGCGAGGCCGGCGCCACCGGCGGCGACGTCTCGCGCGAGGGCGTGCAGCGCGACCTGCTGCCGCTGGTGGAAGGGTCCAACGTCAGCACCAAGTACGGCACGGTCAAGACCGACCACATCCTGTTCATCGCCTCCGGCGCGTTCCACCTGGCCAAGCCCAGCGACCTGATCCCGGAGCTGCAGGGCCGTTTCCCGATCCGGGTGGAGCTGTCGGCGCTGTCGAAGGACGACTTCATCCGCATCCTCACCGAGCCGAAGGCGGCGCTGACCAAGCAGTACGAGGCGCTGTTGCTGACCGAGGGCGTGAGCCTGCGCTTCACCGACGACGCCATCGCGCGCCTGGCGGAGATCGCCTTCCTGGTCAACGAGCGCCAGGAAAACATCGGTGCGCGGCGCCTGCACACGGTGCTCGAGCGCCTGCTCGACACGCTGAGCTACGAAGCCCCGGACCGCGACGGGCAGAGCGTCACCGTGGACGCGGCGTATGTCGACGCGCACCTGGGCGAGCTGGTGCAGGATCCGGATCTGAGCCGGTACATCCTGTAA
- a CDS encoding DUF2252 domain-containing protein, which translates to MSTRLPQLLLIGLTLAACAGCATAASKRDAWVVQQIHDYNHPYAAQRAELDTKMATMATSAYAFYRGTDHIFYQDMTTLPGSLWTSPQTGYTWLGGDTHIGNFDAARDSSGKAVFKVADFDEGHLGQYVWDLRRLAASMVLAGRDNGLSDSDIGDAIDTMVGAYLDKIADFRGSDAEASFQLSKRNTSGAVAKIIDGADGKSRSSLLSKYTVVSGGKRQFQDLDNLVAVDAGTASAVATAMNGYIGSIAASKRYAASYYSIKDVRQKLGSGTGSLGRLRLYVLIEGPSASTSDDVILEWKQEAASVVAVAAPSQMPASTYDNNEGARVARTAKAQTIDADVLVGYASVNGTPFYVHEKSPFQQDLDPTALDSAGKLATAANYLGQALASAHALADQDYDPNVVPYSIDKQIDQAVTSKSGLKSELRQFAFDYAAQVQLDWQSFVAAYKAGTPLY; encoded by the coding sequence ATGTCCACCCGCCTGCCGCAGTTGCTGCTGATCGGCCTGACCCTTGCCGCCTGCGCCGGATGCGCGACCGCGGCAAGCAAGCGCGACGCCTGGGTAGTGCAGCAGATCCACGACTACAACCATCCCTACGCCGCGCAGCGCGCCGAGCTGGACACCAAGATGGCGACCATGGCCACCAGCGCCTACGCCTTCTACCGCGGCACCGACCACATTTTCTATCAGGACATGACGACCCTGCCGGGTTCGCTGTGGACCTCGCCGCAGACCGGCTACACCTGGCTCGGCGGCGACACCCACATCGGCAACTTCGATGCGGCACGCGACAGCAGCGGCAAAGCGGTGTTCAAGGTCGCCGACTTCGACGAAGGCCACCTCGGCCAGTACGTGTGGGACCTGCGCCGGCTGGCCGCGAGCATGGTCCTGGCCGGACGCGACAACGGCCTGTCCGACAGCGACATCGGCGACGCCATCGACACCATGGTCGGCGCCTACCTGGACAAGATCGCCGATTTCCGCGGCAGCGACGCCGAAGCAAGCTTCCAGTTGAGCAAGCGCAACACCAGCGGCGCGGTGGCCAAGATCATCGACGGCGCCGACGGCAAGAGCCGCAGCAGCCTGCTGTCCAAGTACACGGTGGTCAGCGGCGGCAAGCGCCAGTTCCAGGACCTGGACAACCTGGTCGCGGTGGACGCCGGCACCGCCTCGGCGGTGGCCACGGCGATGAACGGCTACATCGGCTCGATCGCCGCGTCCAAGCGCTATGCGGCCAGCTACTACAGCATCAAGGACGTGCGCCAGAAGCTGGGCTCGGGCACCGGCAGCCTCGGCCGCCTGCGCCTGTACGTGCTGATCGAAGGCCCGAGCGCGTCGACCAGCGACGACGTGATCCTGGAATGGAAGCAGGAAGCGGCCAGCGTGGTCGCGGTGGCCGCGCCGTCGCAGATGCCGGCCTCCACCTACGACAACAACGAGGGCGCACGGGTCGCGCGCACCGCCAAGGCGCAGACCATCGACGCCGACGTGCTGGTCGGCTACGCCAGCGTCAACGGCACGCCGTTCTATGTGCACGAGAAGTCGCCATTCCAGCAGGACCTGGACCCGACCGCGCTGGACAGCGCCGGCAAGCTCGCCACCGCCGCCAACTACCTGGGCCAGGCCCTGGCCTCGGCGCACGCGCTGGCCGACCAGGACTACGACCCGAACGTGGTGCCCTACAGCATCGACAAGCAGATCGATCAGGCGGTCACCAGCAAGAGCGGCCTGAAATCGGAACTGCGCCAGTTCGCGTTCGACTACGCCGCGCAGGTACAACTGGACTGGCAGTCGTTCGTGGCCGCGTACAAGGCGGGAACGCCGCTGTATTGA
- a CDS encoding DUF1624 domain-containing protein, with translation MPSVALASPTSLAVSATPAARLASIDLLRGTVMLLMLLDHVRETFYLHHPVGDPMEVEGTAPALFVARTLAHLCAPVFVFLTGLSAWLYASRQADGRAAAAGFLLKRGLFLIVLELTLVNLAWSGAFPPQTLYLQVIWAIGLSMLALAALLWLPRPALALLGAALVAGHHLLDDVQVQGDGPLAAVWAVLHDRRWLELGELRLRTSYPVLPWIGVIALGYAAGPWYGTATDPAQRQQRLLAWGLGALAVFHLLRWHNGYGDAPWQVQDDLAHTAMSFFNVTKYPPSLQFLLLTLGVGLLLLRLYEHPAVARALAPLAAIGAAPMFFYLLHLYVLKLVYLAAVALWGTNQGDLFGVDSVAALWAIAALLGLALYWPTAAFARLKARRRDLAWLRYF, from the coding sequence ATGCCGTCTGTTGCCCTCGCTTCGCCCACTTCCCTCGCCGTTTCCGCAACGCCGGCCGCGCGGCTAGCCTCGATCGACCTGCTGCGCGGCACGGTGATGCTGCTGATGCTGCTCGACCACGTGCGCGAGACCTTCTACCTGCACCACCCGGTCGGCGACCCGATGGAGGTGGAAGGCACGGCGCCGGCGCTGTTCGTCGCGCGCACCCTCGCCCACCTGTGCGCGCCGGTGTTCGTGTTCCTGACCGGCCTGTCGGCCTGGCTGTACGCGTCCCGGCAGGCCGATGGACGCGCGGCGGCCGCCGGCTTCCTGCTCAAGCGCGGCCTGTTCCTGATCGTGCTGGAGCTGACCCTGGTCAACCTGGCCTGGAGCGGCGCCTTTCCGCCGCAGACGCTGTACCTGCAGGTGATCTGGGCGATCGGCCTGAGCATGCTCGCCCTGGCCGCGCTGCTGTGGCTGCCGCGGCCGGCACTGGCCCTGCTGGGCGCGGCGCTGGTCGCCGGCCACCACCTGCTGGACGATGTGCAGGTACAGGGCGACGGCCCGCTCGCGGCAGTCTGGGCGGTGCTGCACGACCGGCGCTGGCTGGAACTGGGCGAGCTGCGCCTGCGCACCTCCTACCCGGTGCTGCCGTGGATCGGGGTGATCGCGCTTGGCTACGCCGCCGGCCCCTGGTACGGCACCGCCACCGACCCGGCGCAACGCCAGCAGCGCCTGCTGGCCTGGGGGCTGGGCGCGCTGGCCGTGTTCCACCTGCTGCGCTGGCACAACGGCTACGGCGATGCGCCCTGGCAGGTGCAGGACGACCTCGCGCATACCGCGATGAGCTTCTTCAACGTCACCAAGTACCCGCCGTCGCTGCAGTTCCTGCTACTGACCCTGGGCGTGGGCCTGCTGTTGCTGCGGCTGTACGAACACCCCGCGGTCGCTCGCGCCCTGGCGCCATTGGCGGCGATCGGCGCGGCGCCGATGTTCTTCTACCTGCTGCACCTGTACGTGCTGAAGCTCGTCTACCTGGCCGCGGTGGCGCTGTGGGGCACCAACCAGGGCGATCTGTTCGGCGTGGACAGCGTGGCCGCGCTGTGGGCCATCGCCGCCTTGCTTGGCCTGGCCCTGTACTGGCCCACCGCCGCATTCGCGCGGCTGAAGGCGCGGCGCCGCGACCTGGCCTGGCTGCGCTACTTCTAA
- a CDS encoding nucleoside deaminase, with product MLTTPDYRALLDTAIAEARQGLAEGGIPIGAALYHRDGRLLGCGHNRRVQEGDPSVHGETDAFRKAGRQRRYRDTIMVTTLAPCWYCSGLVRQFNIGTVVVGESVTFQGGIDWLRESGVEVIDLHSQECIDLLGGFIAAHPDVWNEDIGED from the coding sequence ATGCTGACCACGCCCGACTACCGCGCCCTGCTCGACACCGCCATCGCCGAAGCCCGCCAGGGCCTGGCCGAGGGCGGCATCCCGATCGGCGCCGCCCTGTACCACCGCGACGGCCGCCTGCTCGGCTGCGGCCACAACCGCCGCGTGCAGGAAGGCGACCCGTCGGTGCACGGCGAGACCGACGCCTTCCGCAAGGCCGGGCGCCAGCGCCGCTACCGCGACACCATCATGGTCACCACCCTGGCGCCGTGCTGGTACTGCAGCGGCCTGGTGCGGCAGTTCAACATCGGCACGGTGGTAGTGGGCGAATCGGTGACCTTCCAGGGCGGCATCGACTGGCTGCGCGAGAGCGGCGTGGAGGTCATCGACCTGCACAGCCAGGAATGCATCGACCTGCTCGGCGGCTTCATCGCCGCGCACCCGGACGTGTGGAACGAGGACATCGGCGAGGACTGA
- the ubiE gene encoding bifunctional demethylmenaquinone methyltransferase/2-methoxy-6-polyprenyl-1,4-benzoquinol methylase UbiE, whose translation MSESPYKSGTTHFGFRDVAAKDKQKLVGEVFTSVAGNYDMMNDLMSMGIHRVWKRYFVATAQVKPGDRVLDLAGGTGDIAALLKDRVGADGEIVLGDINAGMLSVGRDRLTNRGLVAGLDYVQCNAEALPFPDQSFDLVTIAFGLRNVTDKDAALREMYRVLKVGGQARVLEFSEVTADWFKPLYDFHSFKVLPRLGQLFAKDADSYQYLAESIRKHPPQDALKAMMEEAGFARSHYKNLTGGIVAIHSGYKI comes from the coding sequence ATGAGCGAATCCCCCTACAAATCCGGCACCACCCATTTCGGCTTCCGCGACGTCGCCGCCAAGGACAAGCAGAAGCTGGTCGGCGAGGTCTTCACTTCGGTCGCCGGCAACTACGACATGATGAACGACCTGATGAGCATGGGCATCCATCGGGTCTGGAAGCGCTATTTCGTCGCCACCGCGCAGGTCAAGCCGGGCGACCGCGTGCTCGACCTGGCTGGCGGCACCGGCGACATCGCCGCGCTGCTGAAGGACCGGGTCGGCGCCGATGGCGAGATCGTGCTGGGCGACATCAACGCCGGCATGCTCTCGGTGGGCCGCGACCGCCTCACCAACCGCGGCCTGGTCGCGGGCCTGGACTACGTGCAGTGCAACGCCGAGGCGCTGCCGTTCCCGGACCAGAGCTTCGACCTGGTGACCATCGCCTTCGGCCTGCGCAACGTCACCGACAAGGACGCCGCGCTACGCGAGATGTACCGCGTGCTCAAGGTCGGCGGCCAGGCGCGGGTGCTCGAGTTCTCCGAAGTCACCGCCGACTGGTTCAAGCCGCTGTACGACTTCCATTCGTTCAAGGTGCTGCCGCGCCTGGGCCAACTGTTCGCCAAGGACGCCGACAGCTACCAGTACCTGGCCGAGAGCATCCGCAAGCATCCGCCGCAGGACGCGCTGAAGGCGATGATGGAAGAAGCCGGCTTCGCCCGCAGCCACTACAAGAATCTCACCGGCGGGATCGTGGCGATCCATTCGGGCTACAAGATCTGA